The Natrinema salifodinae genome includes a window with the following:
- a CDS encoding Na+/H+ antiporter NhaC family protein, protein MAEFGALSLLPPLLAIGLAIVTRRPILSLFLGIWSGGVIVTGSIGLGQAFDWIAESMADVFHAQILIFTLLLGSGVALIWRLGGATAVRNWATNRLETQRNAGLATWVLGMLLFFDDYANTAIVGSTMREISDQMRISREKLSYIVDSTAAPVATIGLSSWVAFQLSMIDEGYAALVESNDYDVAAADTPGTFETFVGSIPFNTYSLLAIVMVGVIILSRRDYGEMLDAEHRAWRTGKVNRDDAQPLQEVEEDLGAPIEDRPMLRTFFVPIVVLIAVTLAGAFRTGYQSWVADQADAGAPTSLEGAIGDGGVVQVLVDVIGAGDFAAALVWGSFAMVATAILIGLAYDLFDLGDGVETALEGFDLMLTAVTILVLAWSISAVAEDLGTGVYVAGVAEGIVSPAVLPIVVLLVSAFVAFTMGSSWATMGIVTPIAIRVAYELTGTFELMPVMVGAVFSGAIFGDHTSPISDTSVLSSTFTGADLIDHIRTQLYYAGTVLLVVIVCYALYGFLGVPPVVFLPLGVVLLVGLVYGLSEFDARRKGVAPKASAIDADLARRGTDAEAGSAPEDLD, encoded by the coding sequence ATGGCAGAATTTGGCGCGCTCTCGCTCCTGCCGCCGCTGCTCGCGATCGGGCTCGCGATCGTGACGCGTCGGCCGATCCTGTCGCTGTTCCTCGGGATCTGGTCGGGCGGCGTCATCGTAACCGGTAGTATTGGCCTCGGACAAGCGTTCGACTGGATCGCCGAGTCGATGGCGGACGTGTTCCACGCCCAGATCCTGATCTTCACCCTGTTGCTGGGATCGGGCGTGGCGCTGATCTGGCGCCTCGGCGGCGCGACCGCCGTCCGCAACTGGGCGACGAATCGGCTCGAGACCCAGCGCAACGCCGGCCTGGCGACGTGGGTCCTCGGAATGCTCCTGTTCTTCGACGACTACGCCAACACGGCCATCGTCGGCAGCACGATGCGCGAGATCTCCGATCAGATGCGCATCTCCCGGGAGAAACTCTCCTACATCGTCGACTCGACGGCCGCGCCCGTCGCGACGATCGGCCTCTCGAGTTGGGTCGCGTTCCAGCTGTCGATGATCGACGAGGGATACGCCGCGCTCGTCGAGAGCAACGACTACGACGTCGCCGCGGCCGACACGCCGGGGACGTTCGAGACGTTCGTCGGCTCGATCCCGTTCAACACCTACTCGCTGCTCGCGATCGTCATGGTGGGCGTCATCATCCTGTCGCGGCGCGACTACGGCGAGATGCTCGACGCCGAGCACCGCGCCTGGCGGACGGGGAAGGTAAACCGCGACGACGCGCAGCCGCTCCAGGAAGTCGAGGAGGACCTGGGTGCGCCGATCGAGGACCGACCGATGCTCCGAACGTTCTTCGTGCCGATCGTCGTTCTGATTGCGGTCACGCTGGCCGGCGCCTTCCGGACCGGCTACCAGTCCTGGGTCGCCGATCAGGCCGACGCGGGTGCGCCGACATCGCTCGAGGGGGCCATCGGTGACGGCGGCGTCGTACAGGTTCTGGTCGACGTCATCGGCGCCGGCGACTTCGCGGCCGCGCTCGTCTGGGGCTCGTTCGCGATGGTCGCGACCGCGATCCTCATCGGCCTGGCTTACGACCTCTTCGACCTCGGCGACGGCGTCGAGACGGCGCTCGAGGGATTCGACCTCATGCTGACCGCGGTGACGATCCTGGTGCTCGCCTGGTCGATCAGCGCGGTCGCCGAGGATCTCGGAACGGGGGTCTACGTCGCCGGCGTCGCGGAGGGAATCGTCTCGCCGGCCGTTCTCCCGATCGTCGTGTTGCTCGTCTCCGCGTTCGTCGCGTTCACCATGGGGTCGTCGTGGGCGACGATGGGAATCGTCACGCCGATCGCGATCCGCGTCGCCTACGAACTCACCGGTACGTTCGAACTCATGCCGGTGATGGTCGGCGCGGTGTTCTCGGGCGCGATTTTCGGCGACCACACGTCGCCGATCTCGGACACCTCGGTCCTCTCCTCGACGTTCACCGGGGCGGACCTCATCGATCACATCCGCACGCAGCTGTACTACGCCGGCACGGTCCTGCTCGTCGTGATCGTCTGTTACGCGCTCTACGGCTTCCTCGGCGTCCCGCCCGTCGTCTTCCTGCCGCTGGGCGTCGTCCTGCTCGTCGGTCTCGTCTACGGACTTTCCGAATTCGACGCCCGCCGCAAGGGCGTCGCTCCCAAGGCCTCCGCGATCGACGCTGACCTCGCTCGTCGCGGGACGGACGCCGAGGCCGGGTCGGCGCCGGAAGACCTCGACTAG
- a CDS encoding OBG GTPase family GTP-binding protein, translating into MGLEEEIEEIEEEIANTPYNKSTEAHIGRLKSKLAEKKEKLEKQQSGSGGGGGYSVEKHGDATVALVGFPSVGKSSLLNSMTNAESETGSYEFTTLDVNPGMLQHRGANIQMLDVPGLIEGAASGRGDGQQVLAVVRNADLIVFVLSVFELEQYDRLQEELYDINIRVDQKPPRVTVRRKHKDGIKLTSSTDQDLDEQTIKEVLRQHGYVNADLNLQETVTIDRLVDGLMNNREYIPSITCVNKVDLIEPSYKETVDEQLRDRDLDPADVTFISAEKEKGLEALKDRIWENLGLIRVYMDKPGRGIDWEEPLVIEEGASVDDALEKLGGEMEERFRFARVTGPSATHDEQQVGRDHVLQDEDVLKLILRR; encoded by the coding sequence ATGGGGCTCGAGGAGGAGATCGAGGAGATCGAGGAAGAAATCGCCAACACGCCCTACAACAAGTCGACCGAGGCCCACATCGGTCGGCTGAAGTCCAAGCTCGCGGAGAAGAAGGAGAAGCTCGAAAAACAGCAGTCGGGCTCCGGCGGTGGCGGTGGCTACTCCGTCGAGAAACACGGCGACGCGACCGTCGCCTTGGTTGGGTTTCCGAGCGTCGGCAAGTCGTCGCTGTTGAACTCGATGACCAACGCCGAGAGCGAGACCGGCTCCTACGAGTTCACGACGCTGGACGTCAACCCCGGAATGCTCCAACACCGCGGCGCGAACATCCAGATGCTCGACGTACCCGGGCTCATCGAGGGCGCGGCGTCGGGCCGGGGCGACGGCCAGCAGGTGCTGGCGGTCGTGCGCAACGCCGATCTGATCGTCTTCGTGCTCTCGGTCTTCGAACTCGAGCAGTACGATCGCCTGCAAGAGGAACTGTACGATATCAACATCCGCGTCGACCAGAAGCCCCCGCGAGTCACCGTTCGCCGCAAGCACAAGGACGGGATCAAGCTCACCTCGAGCACCGATCAGGACCTCGACGAACAAACGATCAAGGAAGTTCTCCGCCAGCACGGCTACGTGAACGCGGATCTCAACCTCCAGGAGACCGTCACCATCGACCGCCTGGTCGACGGCCTGATGAACAATCGCGAGTACATCCCCTCGATCACCTGCGTCAACAAGGTCGACCTCATCGAACCCTCCTACAAGGAGACCGTCGACGAGCAACTTCGCGACCGGGACCTCGATCCGGCGGACGTCACCTTCATCAGCGCCGAGAAGGAGAAGGGTCTCGAGGCACTCAAGGACCGGATCTGGGAGAATCTCGGGCTCATCCGGGTCTACATGGACAAGCCAGGCCGCGGTATCGACTGGGAGGAGCCGCTCGTGATCGAGGAGGGCGCGTCCGTCGACGACGCGCTCGAGAAGCTCGGCGGCGAGATGGAAGAGCGGTTCCGCTTCGCCCGCGTCACCGGCCCCAGCGCGACCCACGACGAACAGCAGGTCGGGCGCGATCACGTCCTTCAGGACGAGGACGTGCTCAAGCTGATCCTGCGTCGGTAA
- a CDS encoding COG1361 family protein → MRRREYVTALGGTVGVFATGGTGRAQPATLERVCPADTVTHVRPGDDVLFEAAAEPGVESPDAEWTVDGGESDAVRPGAPFWSYTYRTGNPAAAGRFDETGVYDVTVSVGASSVDWTVVATERAPAAPSADLSCEPGPDATVTVRDEIEVTATAADDSGTLRTLLWQEGRNATYVDDTDLSGADATVTYAVTGGNAIWFIGDYPMIAWIVCRDGRLTTARTEGPAVEAFRDVDISGTNAPVRAGEDLVVEAEIAAEGSSTYHAFVEASADLIVGHDPTHVDSATVEVFAGQAESIELEFTTATVRNTQTFPVRVETRHAASETDVTVIGTDDADERGHLQVTDLETNAPVTGGDRLEVTATLANTGDAPADREVELVVGDNPTTVDTRRVTVDAGATTTVSLGYETYPVRNDDEFPVRVRTGDDSASRTVLVYGRDGDGNGDGNDGDDGTGQASFAVSITGTNAPVAGGERLSVTATVENAGDAAGTHDVELVVGRTPEVVDAASMSLAPGETTTVSLGYETYPVRNDDTFPVTIRSPQTSDTRTVTVRGSG, encoded by the coding sequence ATGCGCAGGCGGGAGTACGTCACTGCACTGGGGGGGACCGTGGGTGTCTTCGCGACGGGTGGGACGGGACGAGCGCAGCCGGCGACGCTCGAGCGGGTCTGTCCGGCGGATACCGTGACGCACGTTCGTCCGGGCGACGACGTCCTGTTCGAGGCCGCGGCCGAGCCGGGCGTCGAATCCCCGGACGCCGAGTGGACCGTCGACGGCGGCGAGTCGGATGCGGTGCGTCCGGGCGCACCGTTTTGGAGTTACACCTATAGAACGGGAAATCCGGCCGCGGCCGGGCGGTTCGACGAGACCGGCGTTTACGACGTCACCGTCTCGGTCGGCGCCTCGAGCGTCGACTGGACGGTCGTCGCCACCGAGCGCGCGCCGGCGGCCCCGAGCGCCGACCTCTCGTGCGAGCCCGGTCCGGACGCCACCGTCACCGTCCGCGACGAAATCGAGGTGACGGCGACGGCCGCGGACGACTCCGGAACACTCCGGACGCTCCTCTGGCAGGAGGGACGAAACGCCACCTACGTCGACGACACCGACCTGTCGGGGGCGGACGCGACGGTCACGTATGCGGTGACCGGCGGCAACGCCATCTGGTTCATCGGCGACTATCCGATGATCGCGTGGATCGTCTGCCGCGACGGGCGGCTGACGACCGCCCGCACCGAGGGGCCGGCGGTCGAGGCGTTTCGGGACGTCGATATCTCCGGCACGAACGCACCGGTCCGCGCCGGCGAGGACCTGGTCGTCGAGGCCGAGATCGCGGCCGAGGGGAGCTCGACCTATCACGCCTTCGTGGAGGCGTCGGCGGACCTGATCGTCGGCCACGATCCGACTCACGTCGACAGCGCGACGGTCGAGGTGTTCGCGGGCCAGGCGGAGTCGATCGAACTCGAGTTCACGACGGCTACCGTCCGTAACACGCAGACGTTTCCGGTCCGCGTCGAGACGCGCCACGCCGCGTCGGAAACCGACGTCACCGTCATCGGGACCGACGACGCCGACGAACGGGGCCACCTGCAGGTGACGGACCTCGAGACGAACGCGCCAGTGACCGGCGGCGATCGGCTCGAGGTGACGGCGACGCTCGCGAATACGGGCGACGCGCCGGCCGACCGCGAGGTCGAACTCGTCGTCGGGGACAATCCAACGACCGTCGACACGCGCCGGGTGACCGTCGACGCGGGCGCGACGACGACCGTCTCGCTCGGCTACGAGACCTATCCGGTCCGCAACGACGACGAGTTCCCCGTCCGCGTGCGGACGGGCGACGACAGCGCGTCGCGGACGGTGCTCGTCTACGGACGCGACGGTGACGGGAACGGCGACGGGAACGACGGCGACGACGGGACCGGCCAGGCGTCGTTCGCGGTGTCGATCACCGGAACGAACGCGCCGGTCGCGGGCGGCGAGCGGCTCTCCGTGACTGCCACCGTCGAGAACGCGGGCGACGCCGCCGGCACGCACGACGTCGAACTCGTCGTCGGCCGCACGCCCGAGGTGGTCGACGCCGCGAGCATGAGCCTGGCGCCGGGCGAGACGACGACGGTGTCGCTGGGGTACGAAACCTATCCGGTCCGCAACGACGACACGTTCCCG